The Thermus filiformis genome contains a region encoding:
- the hspR gene encoding heat shock protein transcriptional repressor HspR, fused homodimer type, with the protein MDKDRPVYVISVAAELVEMHPQTLRLYERKGLIKPRRSGGKTRLYSERDIERLREIRRLTQELGVNLAGVEEIMRLRSELEALQARFEAEVERLRRELGAELQALELPKALPAPGQTASASPKDRPVYVISVAAELVEMHPQTLRLYERKGLIKPRRSGGKTRLYSERDIERLREIRRLTQELGVNLAGVEEIMRLRSELEALQARFEAEVARLRLLLMEKAREEAEAKEGV; encoded by the coding sequence ATGGACAAGGACCGTCCGGTGTACGTGATCAGCGTGGCCGCGGAACTGGTGGAGATGCACCCGCAGACGCTTCGGCTGTATGAGCGGAAGGGGTTGATCAAGCCGAGGCGGTCTGGGGGGAAGACGCGGCTGTATTCGGAGCGGGACATTGAGCGGCTGCGGGAGATCCGGCGGCTGACGCAGGAGCTGGGGGTGAACCTGGCGGGGGTGGAGGAGATCATGCGGCTCCGCTCGGAGCTCGAGGCCCTCCAGGCCCGGTTTGAGGCCGAGGTGGAGCGGCTTAGGCGGGAGCTCGGGGCGGAGCTCCAGGCCCTGGAGCTGCCCAAGGCCCTCCCCGCCCCGGGCCAGACCGCCTCGGCGAGCCCCAAGGACCGTCCGGTGTACGTGATCAGCGTGGCCGCGGAGCTGGTGGAGATGCACCCGCAGACGCTTCGGCTGTACGAGCGGAAGGGGTTGATCAAGCCGAGGCGGTCTGGGGGGAAGACGCGGCTGTATTCGGAGCGGGACATTGAGCGGCTGCGGGAGATCCGGCGGCTGACGCAGGAGCTGGGGGTGAACCTGGCGGGGGTGGAGGAGATCATGCGGCTCCGCTCGGAGCTCGAGGCCCTCCAGGCCCGGTTTGAGGCCGAGGTGGCCCGGCTCCGCCTCCTCCTG